One Blastopirellula marina genomic window carries:
- a CDS encoding tetratricopeptide repeat protein — translation MNSSSQPQPSQPGSSMTPGEAASRRGEFFMELQRFDEALVEFHRWVAAEPENPWALAQLGYCYSRKFKFREAIEYAQAALARSPDSFYMQLNLGLCYYNTAQPEKAIEPLLAALAIDPNDAQVHCLLGRCYFSTDQYDTALPYAERVIQIEPHDLDAWYLKGLVLLETDQIDAALSAFREALRCDPNYPETHYQIGICYLVQGKREQARRQFEETLRWTTIQEQGIGNEGNFTTLIRRGTKLTTLL, via the coding sequence ATGAATTCTTCATCGCAGCCGCAGCCATCACAGCCTGGCTCTTCGATGACGCCAGGCGAGGCGGCTTCGCGGCGGGGGGAATTCTTTATGGAACTGCAGCGGTTCGACGAGGCGCTGGTCGAGTTCCATCGGTGGGTCGCGGCAGAGCCTGAAAATCCATGGGCGCTCGCTCAACTTGGCTACTGTTATTCCCGCAAGTTCAAGTTTCGGGAAGCAATCGAGTACGCCCAGGCAGCGCTCGCGCGAAGCCCTGATTCGTTCTACATGCAGTTAAATCTAGGCCTTTGCTACTATAATACCGCCCAGCCCGAGAAGGCGATCGAGCCGCTCTTGGCCGCGTTGGCAATCGATCCAAACGACGCGCAGGTCCATTGCCTGCTGGGGCGTTGCTACTTCTCGACCGACCAATACGACACCGCGTTGCCATACGCCGAACGTGTCATTCAGATCGAGCCGCACGATCTCGACGCGTGGTACTTGAAAGGGCTCGTGCTGCTCGAAACCGATCAGATCGACGCTGCGTTGTCCGCGTTTCGAGAAGCGTTGCGGTGTGATCCGAACTACCCTGAAACGCACTATCAAATCGGTATCTGCTACCTGGTTCAGGGCAAACGCGAACAGGCCCGCCGTCAGTTCGAGGAAACGCTCCGATGGACTACAATCCAAGAACAGGGAATTGGGAACGAAGGGAACTTCACCACGTTGATCCGCAGAGGCACCAAGTTGACAACTCTCCTTTGA
- a CDS encoding ankyrin repeat domain-containing protein: MTPDEFSHLIANGQGAAELPKFIAAGGNVNSVVPNAIWPWLHLACEHQNMDAIRALVAAGANVEARDEFRQTAMHIAVDIDIDAVVQAGDTVSDMQFETTRLLLELGACLDVRDNANRSPRDFAAAYGQEVLDQFDRRTQR, encoded by the coding sequence ATGACTCCAGATGAATTCAGCCACTTGATCGCAAACGGCCAAGGAGCCGCTGAACTTCCCAAGTTCATTGCTGCGGGAGGTAACGTGAACTCTGTGGTTCCCAACGCGATCTGGCCCTGGCTTCACCTCGCGTGTGAGCATCAGAACATGGACGCGATCCGCGCGTTGGTCGCTGCAGGTGCAAACGTAGAGGCAAGAGACGAATTTCGGCAAACGGCAATGCATATCGCGGTCGACATTGACATCGATGCCGTTGTGCAAGCGGGCGATACGGTATCGGACATGCAGTTCGAGACGACACGCCTCCTACTCGAGCTTGGTGCCTGCCTGGATGTTCGTGACAACGCGAATCGCTCCCCACGCGACTTTGCTGCGGCATACGGACAAGAAGTCCTCGACCAATTCGATCGACGTACCCAACGATGA
- a CDS encoding YbhN family protein → MTSPENPDIPESQEVPRAKLWKKRVMLLVQLIVVALVVWGIWHNVDKAIDQVQQQNFSFQKLRWPWIFAAGLLYLLGSFPMSLFWIRLMRAMHQKPTTYSAIRAFFIGHLGKYVPGKALVVVLRTSLVQGENLKRSVVATAVFAETLTMVSVGAVYAAILISLWFSDRQLLLWLAIGIALAASFVTLPPVFRTIVLTLKVSKINPEIERNLAGLNYPVMAWGWGANLFGWTLLGSSLFAVMASIPDADSHLPSFMQMFPLLAATVCLAMVAGFITPIPGGMGIREFVIMEMMAPVFGPVVAVVSAVLLRISWLLAELALAIILYGIPASAPTTDNTSSEIASSEEDPAQNPA, encoded by the coding sequence TTGACTTCCCCCGAAAACCCAGACATCCCAGAATCTCAAGAAGTCCCTCGCGCGAAGCTGTGGAAGAAGCGCGTGATGCTGTTGGTTCAGCTGATTGTCGTTGCTTTGGTGGTTTGGGGGATTTGGCACAATGTCGATAAAGCGATCGATCAAGTTCAGCAACAAAATTTTTCTTTTCAGAAATTACGTTGGCCTTGGATCTTCGCCGCTGGCTTACTTTACCTGCTGGGTTCGTTTCCGATGAGCCTGTTTTGGATTCGCTTGATGCGAGCGATGCATCAGAAGCCCACCACTTACAGCGCGATCCGCGCGTTCTTCATTGGTCATCTCGGGAAGTATGTCCCAGGCAAGGCGCTGGTCGTGGTGCTGCGGACTTCCCTGGTCCAGGGAGAAAATCTCAAACGATCGGTCGTCGCCACGGCGGTCTTCGCGGAAACGTTGACGATGGTTTCGGTCGGGGCAGTCTACGCCGCGATCCTGATTTCCCTGTGGTTTTCTGATCGACAGCTTCTCTTGTGGCTGGCGATCGGAATTGCCTTGGCCGCCAGCTTTGTAACGTTACCGCCGGTGTTTCGCACGATTGTGCTGACGCTGAAGGTCTCGAAGATCAATCCCGAGATCGAACGCAACCTGGCTGGTCTCAACTACCCGGTGATGGCCTGGGGGTGGGGAGCGAATCTGTTTGGCTGGACCCTACTAGGAAGCAGCTTATTTGCCGTGATGGCCAGTATCCCCGACGCCGACTCCCATTTGCCCAGCTTCATGCAGATGTTTCCCCTCTTAGCGGCGACAGTTTGCCTGGCGATGGTCGCTGGTTTTATCACGCCAATCCCTGGCGGGATGGGGATTCGCGAGTTCGTGATCATGGAAATGATGGCCCCCGTCTTCGGTCCGGTGGTGGCTGTCGTCTCGGCTGTGCTATTGCGTATATCGTGGCTTTTGGCGGAATTGGCTCTGGCGATTATCCTATATGGAATTCCCGCCTCCGCTCCCACCACGGACAATACTTCTTCCGAGATCGCGTCGTCGGAAGAGGATCCCGCCCAAAATCCCGCCTAA
- the topA gene encoding type I DNA topoisomerase, producing MAESSSNKKSLVIVESPAKAKTISKFLGKDYLVEASIGHVRDLPQGAKEIPAEYKDQDWAYLGVNVNEKFDPVYIIPTDKKQQVTKLKKLLKESDELYLATDEDREGEAISWHLQEILKPKVPVHRLVFHEITEDAIKGALENPRTIDDGLVRAQETRRILDRLYGYEVSPLLWRKIKPKLSAGRVQSVAVRLIVQRERERMAFHSATYWDLVASFEADGQVFQATLVEADGKRVPSSRDFDASTGKVNKDNLLLLDEAGAGELLERIRNADFSVGNLENKPYTTKPAAPFTTSTLQQEANRKLGFTARRTMQVAQYLYENGYITYMRTDSTNLSQVAIDASRKLVESEYGKEFLPEKPRTYASKVKNAQEAHEAIRPAGNEFRKPESLKNEMNAEQFKLFDLIWKRTIACQMEDARGHRISININGGNAVFYVSGKTIDFPGFLRAYVEGSDDPQAELADRETLLPTVSIGQAVDAKDFDPKSHTTQPPARFSEASLTRTLEEMGIGRPSTYASIIDTILARKYVFKKGNALVPTWTSFAVVGLLEAHLAKLIDFDFTAKMEDDLDSISRGEADAADYLSKFYFGVDNHGLKQVIEERIKDVDARTVNSIPLGAPEEGEHKEEVFVRVGRYGPYVEQGERRGSIQDELPPDEIDLAKALEILEQSEKGEEPMGTHPETGKPIYLKNGRFGPYVQMGSTDDEEKPKNASLLKGMSVGDVNLETAIKLLSLPREVGLHPTDQKPIVAYNGRYGPYIKWNDETRSLPADISPIDVDLNKSVELLAQPKAGGRRGAPKEPLKTLDKSPVTEEVIKIMDGRYGPYVTDGETNASLPKGASPDEVTMEVALQLLAERAAKGGTKKKKAKKKTTKKAAPKKAAKKTTKKKTTKKAATKKTAKKSTKKAATKKTAKKKSTESAPDTDSADNMEAPF from the coding sequence ATGGCGGAATCGAGCAGCAACAAGAAGTCACTAGTCATTGTCGAGTCTCCGGCCAAGGCGAAGACGATCTCGAAGTTTCTCGGCAAAGACTATTTAGTCGAGGCCTCCATTGGCCACGTGCGCGACTTGCCCCAAGGGGCCAAAGAGATCCCAGCAGAATATAAGGACCAAGATTGGGCCTATCTGGGTGTCAACGTCAACGAGAAGTTCGACCCGGTCTACATTATTCCGACCGACAAGAAGCAACAGGTCACCAAACTCAAAAAGCTGCTCAAGGAGTCGGACGAACTTTACCTCGCGACGGACGAAGACCGCGAGGGGGAAGCGATCAGTTGGCACCTGCAAGAAATCTTAAAGCCGAAAGTCCCGGTCCATCGCCTGGTGTTCCACGAAATCACCGAAGACGCGATCAAAGGGGCCCTCGAAAATCCCCGCACCATCGACGACGGATTGGTCCGCGCTCAGGAAACCCGCCGTATCCTCGATCGGCTGTACGGTTACGAGGTCTCCCCGCTTCTGTGGCGAAAGATTAAGCCGAAACTGTCCGCCGGCCGCGTGCAGAGCGTGGCGGTTCGCTTGATCGTACAGCGCGAACGGGAACGAATGGCGTTCCACTCCGCTACGTACTGGGACTTGGTCGCTTCCTTTGAAGCCGATGGCCAGGTGTTTCAGGCCACCTTGGTTGAAGCGGACGGTAAGCGAGTTCCTTCCAGCCGCGACTTCGATGCGTCGACTGGTAAGGTCAATAAAGACAACCTCTTACTGCTGGACGAAGCGGGCGCTGGCGAACTGCTCGAGCGAATTCGGAACGCTGATTTCTCGGTCGGTAATCTCGAGAACAAGCCGTACACCACCAAGCCGGCTGCCCCGTTCACGACCAGTACCCTCCAGCAGGAAGCCAACCGTAAGCTCGGTTTCACCGCTCGGCGGACCATGCAGGTGGCCCAATACCTATATGAAAACGGGTACATCACTTACATGCGTACCGACTCGACCAACCTATCGCAAGTGGCGATCGACGCCTCGCGTAAGCTGGTCGAAAGCGAATACGGCAAAGAATTCTTGCCTGAAAAGCCCCGCACGTACGCTTCCAAGGTGAAAAACGCCCAGGAGGCTCACGAAGCGATTCGACCTGCCGGAAACGAGTTCCGTAAGCCGGAATCGCTGAAGAATGAAATGAACGCCGAGCAGTTCAAGCTGTTCGATCTGATCTGGAAGCGAACGATTGCCTGCCAGATGGAAGATGCTCGCGGCCATCGTATCTCGATCAACATCAACGGGGGCAACGCCGTCTTCTACGTCAGTGGTAAGACGATCGATTTCCCAGGCTTCTTACGAGCTTACGTCGAAGGTTCCGACGATCCCCAGGCGGAACTGGCCGACCGCGAAACACTGTTACCAACCGTTTCGATTGGACAAGCGGTCGACGCCAAAGACTTCGACCCCAAGAGCCACACCACCCAACCGCCAGCTCGATTCAGCGAAGCATCGCTTACCCGCACGCTGGAAGAAATGGGGATTGGTCGTCCGAGTACTTACGCCTCGATTATCGATACGATCTTGGCGCGTAAGTACGTCTTCAAGAAGGGGAACGCCCTCGTTCCCACGTGGACTTCGTTCGCCGTGGTTGGGTTGTTGGAAGCTCACCTGGCGAAACTGATCGACTTCGACTTCACTGCCAAAATGGAAGACGATCTCGATAGTATCAGCCGTGGTGAAGCCGACGCCGCCGATTACCTGAGCAAATTCTACTTCGGTGTCGATAATCACGGCCTGAAGCAAGTCATTGAAGAGCGGATCAAAGACGTTGATGCCCGTACCGTCAACTCGATCCCGCTTGGTGCTCCGGAAGAAGGGGAGCACAAGGAAGAAGTCTTTGTACGTGTCGGCCGCTATGGGCCATATGTCGAACAAGGCGAGCGTCGTGGTTCGATCCAAGACGAACTCCCGCCCGATGAAATCGACTTGGCCAAGGCACTCGAAATCCTCGAGCAGTCCGAGAAAGGGGAAGAGCCGATGGGAACCCACCCCGAAACGGGCAAACCGATCTATCTGAAGAATGGTCGCTTCGGACCATACGTGCAGATGGGCTCGACCGATGACGAAGAGAAGCCAAAGAATGCTTCGCTACTGAAAGGGATGAGCGTCGGTGACGTGAATCTGGAAACTGCGATTAAGCTCCTTTCTTTGCCACGCGAAGTTGGCTTGCATCCAACCGATCAAAAGCCGATCGTCGCCTACAACGGACGTTACGGACCGTATATCAAGTGGAACGACGAAACCCGTTCGTTGCCGGCAGACATCTCGCCAATTGATGTCGATCTGAATAAGTCGGTCGAGCTCTTGGCTCAGCCGAAAGCTGGCGGTCGTCGCGGCGCTCCGAAGGAACCGCTCAAGACCCTCGACAAGTCGCCGGTCACCGAAGAAGTCATCAAGATCATGGACGGACGGTATGGTCCGTATGTCACCGATGGCGAAACGAACGCTTCCTTACCCAAGGGGGCTTCCCCCGACGAAGTGACGATGGAAGTCGCGCTGCAGCTCCTCGCGGAACGAGCGGCCAAGGGTGGTACCAAAAAGAAGAAGGCCAAGAAGAAGACCACCAAAAAAGCAGCCCCCAAGAAGGCAGCGAAAAAGACGACCAAAAAGAAAACCACGAAGAAAGCGGCGACCAAAAAGACCGCGAAAAAGTCGACCAAAAAGGCCGCTACCAAGAAGACGGCCAAAAAGAAGTCGACCGAGTCGGCACCCGATACCGACAGTGCGGACAACATGGAAGCACCGTTCTAG
- a CDS encoding DJ-1/PfpI family protein: protein MAAKKILMLVGDFVEDYEVMVPFQMLLMVGHEVSAVCPDKKAGDKVATAIHDFEGHQTYSEKPGHNFQLNATFDEIDATTFDALVIPGGRAPEYLRLNDKVLEIVRHFAEADKPIAAICHGPQILAAAGVLKGKTVCPYPACGPEVVIGGGESIPPSDTFDNAHVDGKLVTGPAWPAHPAWIRAFLEVLGTKIEA from the coding sequence ATGGCAGCCAAGAAGATTTTGATGCTCGTCGGCGACTTCGTGGAAGATTACGAAGTGATGGTTCCCTTTCAAATGCTGTTGATGGTCGGCCACGAAGTATCTGCTGTCTGCCCTGACAAGAAGGCGGGCGACAAGGTCGCGACGGCGATTCACGACTTTGAAGGCCACCAAACATACAGCGAGAAGCCAGGTCATAACTTTCAGCTGAACGCCACGTTTGACGAGATCGACGCCACCACGTTTGACGCCTTGGTGATCCCTGGCGGCCGCGCCCCCGAGTACCTGCGTTTGAACGACAAGGTATTGGAAATCGTGCGGCACTTCGCCGAGGCCGACAAACCGATCGCCGCCATCTGTCACGGCCCCCAAATCCTGGCTGCCGCCGGCGTGTTGAAAGGTAAGACCGTTTGTCCTTACCCGGCCTGCGGTCCGGAAGTCGTGATCGGCGGAGGCGAAAGCATCCCACCAAGCGACACCTTCGACAACGCCCACGTCGACGGCAAACTAGTCACCGGCCCCGCCTGGCCCGCCCACCCAGCCTGGATCCGAGCATTCTTGGAAGTGCTGGGGACGAAGATTGAAGCGTAG
- a CDS encoding peptidylprolyl isomerase encodes MMFPHSSTWMTAIGFLCLSMLATGCGSSDSANPPAASIGTGGSDDGAGGTHTVSTDIGPEDNVSEFGGEEFPEVILTTSKGTIRLKLDAKKAPATVDNFLTNYVATGHYDGTIFHYVQPQGMILGGLFDGTMTPKATRAEIQNEANNGLKNKRGTIAMSRDPNFIHSSTCQFFINCADNSSFDYIGSDDSSSYGYCVFGEVVEGLDVVDSISMTEVDANDGKPKETIEILSAERVK; translated from the coding sequence ATGATGTTCCCGCATTCATCGACCTGGATGACCGCAATCGGTTTCCTATGTCTTAGTATGTTGGCCACCGGTTGTGGCAGTTCTGATTCCGCTAATCCCCCCGCGGCCAGCATTGGCACCGGTGGATCGGACGATGGGGCAGGGGGAACGCACACCGTTTCCACCGACATCGGTCCCGAAGACAACGTCTCTGAATTCGGTGGAGAAGAATTCCCGGAAGTCATTCTGACGACATCCAAGGGAACGATTCGCTTGAAGCTGGACGCCAAGAAGGCTCCGGCCACGGTCGATAACTTTCTGACCAACTACGTTGCTACCGGCCATTACGATGGAACCATCTTTCACTACGTCCAGCCGCAAGGGATGATCCTGGGCGGTTTGTTCGATGGGACGATGACCCCGAAAGCAACCCGCGCTGAAATCCAGAACGAGGCCAACAATGGGCTGAAGAACAAGCGTGGTACGATCGCGATGTCGCGCGACCCGAACTTCATCCACAGTTCGACCTGCCAGTTTTTTATTAACTGCGCGGACAACAGCTCGTTCGACTATATCGGTTCGGACGATTCGTCGAGCTACGGCTATTGCGTGTTCGGCGAGGTTGTCGAGGGCCTGGACGTGGTCGATTCGATTTCGATGACAGAAGTCGACGCGAACGACGGCAAGCCAAAAGAGACGATCGAGATTCTATCGGCCGAGCGCGTTAAGTGA
- a CDS encoding glycosyltransferase family 2 protein, whose product MKLSLVIPVYNEDESLTKLHAEICEVVNANGYDVEILFIDDGSKDDSWKVIGKLAEKDSRVRGFKFRRNFGKAAGLDAGFQEAKGDIIITMDADLQDDPQEIPRFLEQLEAGKDVISGWKQVRHDPWHKVGPSRVFNWMVSKLTGVKLHDHNCGMKCYRAEIFDEVRLYGELHRFVPVLAAAHGWKVGEIVINHRARQFGHSKYGVRRFLKGFLDLTTVAFITGYGQRPQHLLGGIGLLFFALGFLGLFGLSSWWVLDRLLGAEEPIELHKRAIFYYSIVSLLLGTQFVTVGLLAEMIRSAMAPQTKTYFVSQRVGASDEAS is encoded by the coding sequence ATGAAGCTCTCCCTGGTAATCCCTGTTTATAACGAAGACGAAAGCTTGACCAAGCTGCACGCTGAGATATGCGAAGTGGTCAATGCCAACGGATATGATGTCGAGATCTTGTTCATCGACGACGGATCGAAAGACGATTCGTGGAAGGTGATTGGCAAGCTGGCCGAGAAGGACTCGCGGGTGCGTGGCTTCAAGTTCCGTCGCAACTTCGGTAAAGCGGCCGGTCTGGATGCCGGGTTTCAGGAGGCGAAGGGAGACATCATCATCACGATGGATGCCGACCTGCAGGACGATCCGCAAGAGATCCCTCGTTTTCTCGAGCAGCTCGAGGCGGGCAAAGATGTCATCAGCGGTTGGAAGCAAGTGCGACACGATCCTTGGCACAAGGTCGGTCCTTCCCGCGTTTTCAATTGGATGGTCAGTAAGCTAACCGGCGTCAAGTTGCACGATCATAACTGCGGTATGAAGTGCTACCGGGCGGAAATCTTTGACGAAGTGCGACTTTACGGCGAACTGCATCGATTCGTCCCCGTGCTGGCTGCCGCTCATGGTTGGAAAGTGGGTGAAATCGTCATCAATCATCGTGCTCGCCAGTTCGGCCATTCGAAGTACGGTGTTCGCCGCTTCCTGAAAGGCTTTCTCGACCTGACCACGGTGGCCTTTATCACCGGTTACGGACAGCGGCCGCAACACTTGCTCGGTGGGATCGGGCTGCTGTTCTTCGCTCTCGGTTTTCTGGGATTGTTCGGGCTTTCCAGTTGGTGGGTGCTCGATCGCCTGCTCGGAGCGGAGGAGCCGATTGAATTGCACAAGCGCGCCATCTTCTACTACTCGATCGTTTCGTTACTGCTGGGTACTCAGTTTGTAACCGTCGGCTTGTTGGCCGAGATGATTCGTTCGGCCATGGCGCCGCAAACCAAGACGTATTTCGTCTCGCAGCGCGTGGGAGCCTCCGATGAAGCCAGCTAG
- a CDS encoding acyl carrier protein, giving the protein MQDQEVFEWLRSKIVKARQIRPEVVRMDSSLSEDLIPDSFEMIELVCEIEKHFGFRIDYDDFSEMQSVGDVVAFIQQNTAK; this is encoded by the coding sequence ATGCAAGATCAGGAAGTGTTTGAGTGGTTGCGATCAAAGATCGTGAAAGCTCGCCAGATTCGCCCCGAAGTTGTGCGCATGGACAGCTCGCTCTCGGAAGACTTGATTCCCGATTCATTCGAGATGATCGAGTTAGTCTGCGAGATCGAGAAACACTTCGGCTTTCGAATCGATTACGATGATTTCTCGGAGATGCAATCTGTCGGAGACGTCGTTGCATTCATCCAGCAAAATACCGCCAAGTAA
- the glgB gene encoding 1,4-alpha-glucan branching protein GlgB has protein sequence MHTIGSLGKITDIIDGCSDNPSRFLGPHPVEASGMKSAAVRAYLPGKEQAWLFHPGHGQNTPMEKIHPAGLFEATCPMDGVTEKGQYQLRIDSGSGQMKTMHDPYAFPSFFTGFDLHLLGEGKHWTSYEKMGAHPRTVNGVTGINFAVWAPNARSVSVVGDFNDWDARSHQMNKVGSSGIWELFIPDMAVGEKYKYRVRQADRAVDKCDPYGFAAEMPPRTASVVADLSVHQWQDQAWMERRANEDQLSKPMSVYEVHLGSWARNAEEEHGWFNYRHLAHELVKYCKQQNHTHIELMPISEHPFTGSWGYQTVGYYAATSRYGTPEDFMYFVDYCHQNDLAVILDWVPAHFPKDDHGLRRFDGTALYEHEDPRRGEHPDWGTLIFNYGRNEVRNFLVSNALFLFDKYHIDGLRVDAVASMLYLDYSREHDQWIPNQYGGRENLEAISFLKEFNEQSHLQHPGVVTIAEESTAWGGVSRPTYDGGLGFSLKWNMGWMNDTLRYMRKDPIYRQHHHGELTFSLIYAFTENFVLPLSHDEVVHGKGSLLDQMPGDMWQRFANLRLLFSYMWTHPGKKLLFMGGEIAQWNEWNLEAGLQWDLLEWESHQGMQKLISDLNAMLVHEPALHEVDFTGDGFEWIDCNDWQNSVITYVRKGKNPDDFVLVACNFTPNACDNYRMGVPTAGNYREVFNSDNSRYAGSDVINTDEIASQQVAWNGRENSIQFRLPPLGTVVFRPQR, from the coding sequence GTGCATACCATTGGTAGTTTGGGTAAAATAACCGACATTATTGACGGTTGTTCTGACAATCCGAGTCGCTTTCTGGGGCCACACCCAGTGGAAGCCTCGGGAATGAAGTCCGCGGCAGTTCGAGCCTACTTGCCCGGGAAAGAACAGGCCTGGTTGTTTCATCCAGGACACGGACAAAACACCCCGATGGAGAAGATCCATCCGGCTGGCTTGTTCGAGGCGACGTGTCCTATGGATGGGGTAACGGAAAAGGGCCAGTACCAACTTCGAATCGACTCTGGAAGCGGCCAGATGAAAACTATGCATGACCCCTACGCGTTTCCTTCGTTCTTCACCGGCTTTGACCTGCATCTGCTGGGTGAGGGAAAGCACTGGACTTCCTACGAGAAGATGGGTGCCCATCCCCGCACCGTGAATGGTGTCACCGGCATCAACTTCGCCGTTTGGGCCCCTAATGCTCGTTCGGTATCGGTCGTCGGCGATTTTAACGACTGGGATGCTCGTAGCCACCAGATGAACAAGGTTGGCTCGAGCGGTATCTGGGAACTGTTCATCCCGGATATGGCCGTCGGCGAAAAGTACAAGTATCGCGTTCGTCAGGCCGATCGTGCTGTCGACAAGTGCGATCCTTACGGCTTCGCTGCCGAAATGCCACCACGCACAGCCTCGGTTGTGGCGGACCTCAGTGTTCACCAGTGGCAAGACCAAGCGTGGATGGAGCGTCGTGCCAACGAAGATCAACTGTCCAAGCCGATGTCGGTTTACGAAGTCCACCTGGGCAGCTGGGCACGCAATGCCGAAGAAGAGCATGGCTGGTTCAACTACCGCCACCTGGCCCACGAGTTGGTCAAATATTGCAAGCAGCAGAACCACACCCACATCGAATTGATGCCGATTTCCGAGCATCCGTTCACCGGTAGCTGGGGCTATCAAACGGTGGGCTACTACGCCGCGACCAGCCGTTACGGAACTCCGGAAGATTTCATGTACTTCGTCGATTACTGCCATCAGAACGACTTGGCAGTGATCCTCGACTGGGTGCCAGCTCACTTCCCCAAAGACGACCACGGTCTTCGTCGCTTCGACGGTACCGCCTTGTACGAACACGAAGACCCACGTCGGGGCGAACACCCAGACTGGGGAACGCTGATCTTCAACTACGGTCGTAACGAAGTTCGCAACTTCCTGGTTTCCAACGCATTGTTCCTGTTCGACAAGTACCACATCGATGGTCTACGTGTCGACGCGGTCGCTTCGATGCTGTATCTCGACTACAGCCGCGAACATGATCAATGGATTCCGAACCAATACGGTGGTCGCGAAAATCTCGAGGCTATTTCGTTCCTCAAGGAATTCAACGAACAGTCGCACCTGCAACATCCGGGTGTCGTCACGATCGCGGAAGAATCGACCGCTTGGGGCGGCGTTTCGCGACCGACCTACGATGGTGGTCTCGGTTTCAGCCTGAAGTGGAACATGGGCTGGATGAACGACACACTGCGATACATGCGGAAAGATCCGATCTATCGCCAACATCACCATGGCGAGCTGACCTTCAGCCTGATCTACGCGTTCACCGAAAACTTCGTGCTTCCGCTTTCGCACGATGAAGTGGTGCACGGCAAGGGATCGCTCTTGGATCAGATGCCAGGCGACATGTGGCAGCGATTCGCCAACTTGCGATTGTTGTTCTCGTACATGTGGACGCACCCAGGTAAGAAGCTGTTGTTCATGGGTGGCGAAATCGCCCAGTGGAACGAATGGAACCTGGAAGCGGGTCTGCAGTGGGATCTCTTGGAATGGGAGTCGCACCAGGGGATGCAGAAACTGATCTCCGACCTCAATGCGATGCTGGTCCACGAACCTGCTTTGCATGAAGTCGACTTCACCGGCGACGGTTTCGAGTGGATCGACTGCAACGACTGGCAGAACAGCGTCATCACCTATGTCCGTAAGGGTAAGAACCCAGACGACTTCGTCCTGGTGGCTTGCAACTTCACGCCCAACGCTTGTGACAATTACCGCATGGGTGTGCCGACAGCCGGAAACTACCGCGAAGTCTTCAACTCGGACAACTCGCGTTACGCTGGCAGCGATGTCATCAATACCGACGAAATCGCTTCGCAGCAGGTTGCCTGGAATGGTCGCGAGAACTCGATCCAGTTCCGTCTGCCGCCCCTGGGTACGGTAGTCTTCCGTCCTCAGCGCTAA